In one Conger conger chromosome 5, fConCon1.1, whole genome shotgun sequence genomic region, the following are encoded:
- the slc25a27 gene encoding mitochondrial uncoupling protein 4 isoform X2 has translation MVYRGMLRTAIGIVREEGPLKLWQGVTPAIYRHIVYSGVRMVAYEQLRDSVLGRRADASFPFWKAVVGGMVAGAVGQFMASPTDLVKVQMQMEGRRRLEGKPPRVHGVYHAFLKIVSEGGIRGLWAGWVPNVQRAALVNLGDLTTYDTVKHFLLRNTSLQDNSLCHALASTCSGLVAATMGTPADVVKTRIMNQPRDSNGRGILYKSSTDCLIQSVKGEGLKSLYKGFLPTWMRMAPWSMTFWLTFEQIRRALGVSSF, from the exons ATGGTGTACCGGGGGATGCTGCGCACTGCCATCGGGATTGTGCGTGAAGAGGGCCCACTGAAGCTATGGCAGGGTGTCACACCGGCCATCTACAGACATATAG TGTATTCGGGGGTGCGGATGGTCGCCTACGAACAGCTTCGGGATTCGGTGCTGGGCAGAAGAGCGGACGCCAGCTTTCCGTTTTG gAAAGCCGTGGTGGGGGGTATGGTTGCGGGGGCTGTGGGCCAGTTCATGGCCAGCCCCACGGACCTGGTGAAGGTGCAGATGCAGATGGAGGGCAGGCGCAGACTGGAGGGGAAGCCCCCTCG GGTGCATGGCGTCTACCACGCTTTCCTGAAAATCGTCTCTGAGGGAGGGATCCGAGGCCTGTGGGCAGGGTGGGTCCCCAATGTGCAAAGGGCTGCCCTGGTCAATTTAGGAG ATCTTACGACATACGACACAGTGAAGCACTTCTTACTGAGAAATACCTCTCTCCAAGACAACAGTCTCTGTCATGCTTTGGCAAG tACTTGCTCAGGTTTGGTTGCAGCCACCATGGGCACGCCTGCTGATGTAGTTAAAACAAGAATCATGAACCAACCAAGAGACAGCAATGGCAG AGGGATTCTGTACAAGTCCTCAACTGACTGTCTAATACAGTCTGTAAAAGGGGAGGGACTGAAGTCTCTGTATAAAGGATTTCTTCCCACATGGATGAGAATG GCTCCTTGGTCGATGACATTTTGGCTGACCTTTGAACAAATCAGAAGAGCTTTAGGCGTCAGCTCATTTTAA
- the slc25a27 gene encoding mitochondrial uncoupling protein 4 isoform X1, protein MGHKQENNSIFSKWPRSTKFALSACAAAVAEIVTFPLDLTKTRLQIQGEVALGKHANGGNGQMVYRGMLRTAIGIVREEGPLKLWQGVTPAIYRHIVYSGVRMVAYEQLRDSVLGRRADASFPFWKAVVGGMVAGAVGQFMASPTDLVKVQMQMEGRRRLEGKPPRVHGVYHAFLKIVSEGGIRGLWAGWVPNVQRAALVNLGDLTTYDTVKHFLLRNTSLQDNSLCHALASTCSGLVAATMGTPADVVKTRIMNQPRDSNGRGILYKSSTDCLIQSVKGEGLKSLYKGFLPTWMRMAPWSMTFWLTFEQIRRALGVSSF, encoded by the exons ATGGGACATAAACAAGAAAATAACAGTATTTTTTCGAAGTGGCCGCGGTCGACGAAGTTCGCCTTGTCTGCTTGTGCAGCTGCTGTTGCTGAAATAG TTACATTCCCGCTGGACTTGACGAAAACCAGGCTTCAgatccaaggtgaggttgcccTTGGTAAACATGCGAACGGAGGCAACGGTCAGATGGTGTACCGGGGGATGCTGCGCACTGCCATCGGGATTGTGCGTGAAGAGGGCCCACTGAAGCTATGGCAGGGTGTCACACCGGCCATCTACAGACATATAG TGTATTCGGGGGTGCGGATGGTCGCCTACGAACAGCTTCGGGATTCGGTGCTGGGCAGAAGAGCGGACGCCAGCTTTCCGTTTTG gAAAGCCGTGGTGGGGGGTATGGTTGCGGGGGCTGTGGGCCAGTTCATGGCCAGCCCCACGGACCTGGTGAAGGTGCAGATGCAGATGGAGGGCAGGCGCAGACTGGAGGGGAAGCCCCCTCG GGTGCATGGCGTCTACCACGCTTTCCTGAAAATCGTCTCTGAGGGAGGGATCCGAGGCCTGTGGGCAGGGTGGGTCCCCAATGTGCAAAGGGCTGCCCTGGTCAATTTAGGAG ATCTTACGACATACGACACAGTGAAGCACTTCTTACTGAGAAATACCTCTCTCCAAGACAACAGTCTCTGTCATGCTTTGGCAAG tACTTGCTCAGGTTTGGTTGCAGCCACCATGGGCACGCCTGCTGATGTAGTTAAAACAAGAATCATGAACCAACCAAGAGACAGCAATGGCAG AGGGATTCTGTACAAGTCCTCAACTGACTGTCTAATACAGTCTGTAAAAGGGGAGGGACTGAAGTCTCTGTATAAAGGATTTCTTCCCACATGGATGAGAATG GCTCCTTGGTCGATGACATTTTGGCTGACCTTTGAACAAATCAGAAGAGCTTTAGGCGTCAGCTCATTTTAA
- the LOC133129473 gene encoding uncharacterized protein LOC133129473, whose product MGCVQSLHEIPEDELIHWKKIYARLIAIADKSRKNQRTLGLHSPIQEFCDTQIPFTYIGFGGQYLTHTFGNTCVLDSLLAGLHIAASVHPNIRELFMEDNTIDAVMTLLDSGKYAEAKALWLINLDLRQGRKKHFIESDIRGYVKDHLPNLLDLTSAKLHYHDRRGPSLEEHVYSTTVRKFETLGDVTVLGNRRDPHQLILVDVNGGMNAFPPAMIKDDYGRDFRLQFLLLGIITANSNHMVLCTSLDGGWWLYDDRKPSLFRNVNVEDIQTQGYVVNLAAYVKVPANNVKQD is encoded by the exons ctgaCAAGTCAAGAAAAAATCAAAG GACTCTGGGCTTGCACAGTCCAATCCAGGAGTTTTGTGACACTCAAATTCCCTTTACTTACATAGGGTTTGGTGGccagtacctcacacacacatttggtaATACCTGTGTTCTTGACTCGCTGCTCGCAGGTTTACACATTGCTGCTAGTGTGCACCCCAACATTAGGGAGCTTTTTATGGAAGACAACACTATCGATGCAGTCATGACCCTCCTGGATAGTGGGAAGTATGCAGAGGCAAAAGCCCTATGGCTCATTAACTTAGATCTTCGGCAGGGCCGCAAAAAACACTTCATAGAGAGCGACATCAGGGGCTACGTCAAAGACCACCTTCCAAATCTTTTGGATCTGACCAGCGCCAAGTTACACTACCATGACAGGAGGGGTCCCAGTCTTGAAGAACATGTTTACAGCACAACAGTGAG GAAGTTTGAGACACTTGGTGACGTGACAGTCCTGGGCAACAGAAGGGACCCCCACCAACTCATTCTAGTGGACGTCAACGGAGGGATGAATGCATTCCCACCCGCCATGATCAAGGATGACTATGGGAG GGACTTCAGGCTGCAGTTTCTTCTCCTGGGCATAATAACTGCAAACTCCAACCACATGGTGTTGTGCACTAGCCTGGATGGCGGATGGTGGCTCTACGATGACAGGAAGCCTTCACTGTTCAGGAACGTCAACGTGGAAGATATACAGACCCAGGGTTACGTGGTTAACCTGGCAGCCTATGTCAAAGTGCCAGCAAATAATGTGAAGCAAGACTGA